The following proteins are co-located in the Microvirga ossetica genome:
- a CDS encoding ABC transporter ATP-binding protein, whose product MPRPAGASDHIIAISGLSKTYASGFQALKTVDLTIRRGEIFALLGPNGAGKTTLISIVCGIVNPSTGQVTADGHDIVRDYRAARTKIGLVPQELTTDAFESVWATVTFSRGLFGKPPNPAYLEKILKDLSLWEKRDSKIMTLSGGMKRRVMIAKALSHEPNILFLDEPTAGVDVELRRDMWNMVRALRENGVTIILTTHYIEEAEEMADRIGVMSKGEIILVEDKNVLMQKLGKKQLTLHLQNPLSALPSELQSESLHLSADGTELVYTFDTQSHETGIAGLLRRLNEHGIDFKDLQTSESSLEEIFVSLVRGRS is encoded by the coding sequence ATGCCCCGGCCCGCTGGCGCATCGGATCATATCATTGCCATCTCGGGTCTCAGCAAGACCTACGCGTCCGGCTTCCAGGCGCTGAAGACGGTCGACCTGACGATCCGGCGCGGCGAGATCTTCGCCCTGCTCGGACCCAACGGCGCCGGCAAGACGACGCTCATCAGCATCGTGTGCGGGATCGTCAATCCGAGCACGGGGCAGGTCACCGCCGACGGCCACGACATCGTGCGCGACTACCGCGCCGCGCGCACCAAGATCGGTCTCGTGCCGCAGGAGCTGACCACCGACGCCTTCGAGAGCGTATGGGCGACCGTGACCTTCAGTCGGGGCCTCTTCGGCAAGCCGCCGAACCCCGCCTATCTCGAGAAGATCTTGAAGGACCTCTCGCTGTGGGAAAAGCGCGACAGCAAGATCATGACTCTCTCCGGCGGCATGAAGCGCCGCGTGATGATCGCCAAGGCCCTGTCGCACGAGCCCAATATCCTCTTCCTCGATGAGCCCACCGCCGGTGTCGATGTGGAGCTGCGGCGGGACATGTGGAACATGGTGCGCGCGTTGCGCGAGAACGGCGTCACCATCATCCTGACCACCCATTACATCGAGGAGGCCGAGGAGATGGCCGACCGGATCGGGGTGATGAGCAAGGGCGAGATCATCCTTGTCGAGGACAAGAACGTCCTGATGCAGAAGCTCGGAAAGAAGCAGCTGACGCTGCACCTGCAGAACCCCCTCTCCGCCCTTCCGAGCGAGCTGCAATCCGAAAGCCTTCACCTCTCCGCCGACGGCACGGAACTGGTCTACACCTTCGACACGCAAAGCCATGAGACGGGCATCGCCGGCCTGCTGCGGCGCCTGAACGAGCACGGCATCGATTTCAAGGATCTGCAGACCTCCGAGAGCTCGCTCGAAGAGATCTTCGTCAGCCTGGTCAGGGGGCGCTCGTGA
- a CDS encoding DUF2865 domain-containing protein: protein MTKTSFLRSLIAVTAFLVAGQAALAQSPQCQRFQAELAALERGGNVGGAPTGQMQAQRAEINRLVGYYRNIGCERGPLGFLAGPAPAECGSIAQQIRQLEGGYARLASQNLDQGQIDARRRQLQVAVQQTCSTDQPRGFFESLFGAPRQQQPQQQIMPEGQPIIADDGPPSLGGGRLICVKTCDGSFFPLVTPPGGGQSANEMCQSLCPGTETLAYAYPGGDSGLNRAASLSSNQPYTSLANAFKFRKSFDESCACKKSDESWAAVLRKAESMLQQRKGDLIVTAEKAEEMSRPKVVQARKAADKKADEETKEAAEIAAAAPTASKESAGIGPQSIENDAVVGQGEGSKQEVVAGDGQKKTVRVIAPNLIPVPHAQN from the coding sequence ATGACAAAGACATCATTTCTCCGCTCTCTCATCGCCGTGACGGCCTTTCTGGTCGCCGGTCAGGCGGCCCTTGCCCAGTCGCCGCAGTGCCAGCGCTTCCAGGCTGAACTGGCCGCCCTGGAACGCGGCGGCAACGTCGGCGGCGCGCCAACCGGGCAGATGCAGGCCCAACGGGCGGAGATCAACCGTCTCGTCGGCTATTACCGCAACATCGGCTGCGAGCGCGGCCCCCTCGGCTTCCTCGCCGGGCCGGCGCCCGCCGAATGCGGCTCGATCGCCCAGCAGATCCGCCAGCTCGAGGGCGGCTATGCCCGCCTCGCCTCGCAGAACCTCGACCAGGGCCAGATCGACGCCCGCCGCCGTCAACTTCAGGTCGCGGTCCAGCAGACCTGCTCCACCGATCAGCCGCGCGGCTTCTTCGAATCGCTCTTCGGCGCGCCGCGCCAGCAGCAGCCGCAGCAGCAGATCATGCCCGAGGGCCAGCCGATCATCGCAGATGACGGACCGCCCTCCCTCGGCGGCGGACGCCTGATCTGCGTGAAAACCTGCGACGGCTCCTTCTTCCCGCTCGTCACCCCGCCCGGCGGGGGCCAGAGCGCCAACGAGATGTGCCAGTCCCTCTGCCCCGGCACCGAGACCCTCGCCTATGCCTATCCGGGCGGCGACAGCGGCCTCAACCGGGCTGCCTCGCTGTCGAGCAACCAGCCCTACACGTCGCTGGCGAACGCCTTCAAGTTCCGCAAGTCCTTCGACGAGAGCTGCGCCTGCAAGAAGTCCGACGAGAGCTGGGCCGCGGTCCTGCGCAAGGCCGAGAGCATGCTCCAGCAGCGCAAAGGCGACCTGATCGTCACCGCCGAGAAGGCGGAGGAGATGTCGCGTCCGAAGGTGGTCCAGGCCCGCAAGGCGGCCGACAAGAAGGCCGACGAGGAGACCAAGGAGGCCGCCGAGATCGCCGCCGCCGCCCCCACCGCCAGCAAGGAATCCGCCGGCATCGGCCCGCAATCGATCGAGAACGACGCGGTGGTCGGCCAGGGCGAGGGCTCGAAGCAGGAGGTCGTGGCCGGCGACGGACAGAAGAAGACGGTGCGGGTGATCGCCCCCAACCTGATCCCGGTTCCGCACGCGCAGAATTGA
- a CDS encoding ABC transporter permease — MNFYAIKAIYLFEMARTWRTLMQSIASPVLSTSLYFIVFGSAIGSRMASIDGVSYGAFIVPGLIMLSILTESISNASFGIYMPKFSGTIYELLSAPISALETVIGYVGAAATKSVIIGLIILITARLFVNFSIEHPLWMLAFLVLTSITFSLFGFIIGIWADSFQKLQVVPLMIVTPLAFLGGSFYSINMLPPFWQNVALFNPVVYLVSGFRWSFFGVADVGVGLSLAMTLVFMLACLIAVWWVFRTGYKIKA, encoded by the coding sequence GTGAATTTTTATGCCATCAAGGCCATCTATCTCTTCGAGATGGCGCGCACCTGGCGCACGCTGATGCAGAGCATCGCCTCGCCGGTGCTCTCGACCTCGCTCTATTTCATCGTCTTCGGCTCCGCCATCGGCTCGCGCATGGCGAGCATCGACGGCGTCAGCTACGGCGCCTTCATCGTGCCGGGTCTGATCATGCTCTCCATTCTGACGGAGAGCATCTCGAACGCCTCGTTCGGCATCTACATGCCGAAATTCTCCGGCACCATTTACGAGCTTCTCTCCGCGCCGATCTCTGCTTTGGAGACGGTGATCGGCTACGTGGGCGCGGCCGCGACGAAGTCGGTGATCATCGGCCTCATCATCCTGATCACCGCGCGGCTGTTCGTGAACTTTTCCATCGAGCATCCGCTCTGGATGCTCGCGTTCCTGGTGCTGACATCCATCACCTTCAGCCTCTTCGGCTTCATCATCGGCATCTGGGCCGACAGCTTCCAGAAGCTGCAGGTCGTGCCCTTGATGATCGTGACGCCGCTGGCCTTCCTCGGAGGCAGCTTCTACTCGATCAACATGCTGCCGCCCTTCTGGCAGAATGTGGCCCTGTTCAACCCGGTGGTCTATCTGGTGAGCGGCTTCCGCTGGAGCTTTTTCGGCGTCGCCGATGTGGGCGTGGGCTTGAGCCTCGCCATGACGCTCGTCTTCATGCTGGCCTGCCTCATCGCCGTCTGGTGGGTTTTTAGGACGGGCTACAAGATCAAGGCGTAG
- a CDS encoding LysE/ArgO family amino acid transporter produces MTAPLLAGFLLGLSLILPIGAQNAFVLRIGLRGEHALAVCLTCAVSDAVLILAGVSGFTQLSAAVPWAETVLLYGGAAFLVAYGARSFTAAFGAEALRPAEASPSSLRRAVLTCLALTWLNPHVYLDTVVLIGSISTQFAEGKEWFAAGAMLASFAFFFSLGFGARLLKPLFARPVTWRILDIAIGLIMWATAARLLLNEGSV; encoded by the coding sequence TTGACTGCGCCCCTCCTCGCCGGGTTCCTCCTCGGCCTCAGCCTCATCCTCCCCATCGGGGCGCAGAACGCCTTCGTGCTGCGGATCGGCCTGCGCGGCGAGCACGCCCTCGCCGTGTGCCTGACCTGTGCGGTCTCGGATGCGGTGCTGATTCTGGCAGGGGTGTCGGGGTTCACGCAGCTCAGTGCGGCCGTGCCCTGGGCAGAGACGGTTCTGCTCTATGGAGGCGCCGCCTTCCTTGTTGCCTATGGCGCGCGCAGCTTCACGGCGGCGTTCGGAGCGGAAGCCTTGCGGCCGGCGGAGGCCTCACCCTCGAGCCTTAGGCGGGCCGTTCTCACCTGCCTCGCCCTGACTTGGCTCAATCCGCATGTCTATCTCGACACGGTTGTCCTGATCGGCTCGATCTCGACCCAGTTCGCCGAGGGCAAGGAATGGTTCGCGGCAGGGGCCATGCTGGCCTCCTTCGCGTTCTTCTTCTCCCTCGGCTTCGGCGCCCGGCTCCTGAAGCCGCTCTTCGCCCGGCCGGTCACCTGGCGCATCCTCGATATCGCCATCGGGCTCATCATGTGGGCGACGGCGGCGCGGCTGCTGCTGAACGAAGGTTCTGTTTAA
- a CDS encoding LysR family transcriptional regulator ArgP, protein MLDYALLSALAAVVRTGSFEQAAQHLNVTPSAVSQRIKLLEERIGAVLIVRGQPCLATEIGERLCRHVDQVALLEASLRQSLPGLQHDERPVTLRIAVNADSLATWFIPAMAQTDGLLFDLVLDDQDHSADWLRRGEVVAAVTSHGEPVQGCNCHSLGSLRYIATASPGFVERWFPDGFDEAAARRAPCLIFNRKDRLQTIWLKEALGTEIRPPLHWLPSSQAFVDAALAGLGWGMNPEMLVREDLRERRLVALTPSLPLDVPLFWQQSRIVGPLLADLNRAVLNAARTLLTPSPAEA, encoded by the coding sequence ATGCTGGATTATGCGCTTCTGTCAGCCTTGGCGGCCGTGGTCCGGACCGGTAGTTTCGAACAGGCGGCCCAGCATTTGAACGTGACGCCCTCGGCCGTGTCCCAGCGGATCAAGCTCCTGGAGGAGCGGATCGGCGCCGTCCTCATCGTGCGCGGCCAGCCCTGTCTCGCAACCGAAATCGGCGAGCGCCTGTGCCGGCACGTCGATCAGGTCGCGCTCCTCGAAGCCTCGCTCAGGCAGAGCCTTCCCGGTCTGCAGCATGATGAGCGGCCGGTAACCCTTCGGATCGCGGTGAATGCGGACAGCCTCGCCACCTGGTTCATTCCGGCCATGGCACAGACGGACGGCCTGCTGTTCGATCTCGTCCTCGATGATCAGGATCACAGCGCCGATTGGCTGCGGCGCGGGGAGGTGGTGGCGGCGGTGACGTCGCACGGCGAGCCGGTCCAGGGCTGCAACTGCCATTCCCTCGGGTCCCTGCGCTACATTGCGACCGCGAGCCCCGGTTTCGTCGAACGGTGGTTCCCCGATGGGTTCGACGAGGCGGCGGCGCGGCGGGCGCCATGCCTGATCTTCAACCGGAAGGATCGGCTGCAGACGATCTGGCTGAAGGAGGCGCTCGGTACGGAGATCAGGCCGCCGCTGCATTGGCTGCCGTCGTCGCAAGCCTTCGTAGACGCTGCCCTAGCCGGTCTGGGCTGGGGAATGAATCCGGAAATGCTGGTGCGGGAGGATCTTCGGGAGAGGAGGCTGGTGGCCTTGACGCCGTCGCTGCCCCTCGATGTGCCGCTCTTCTGGCAGCAGAGCCGGATCGTCGGTCCCCTGCTGGCGGATCTGAACCGGGCCGTCCTGAACGCGGCCCGGACCTTGCTGACACCGTCTCCGGCCGAAGCCTAA
- the gltX gene encoding glutamate--tRNA ligase produces the protein MSKPIVRFAPSPTGHIHIGNTRVALLNALYARREGGTFILRFDDTDLARSKKEFADSIEADLEWLGIPPGVTLRQSDRFELYDAAAERLKAVGRLYPCYETPEELEFRRKRQLARGLPPIYDRAALKLTDEERKALEKDGRRPHWRFRLDPTNVAWEDLVRGHCHVDCSSLSDPVLVREDATYLYTLPSVVDDIELNITHVIRGEDHVTNTAVQIQIFEALGADAPTFAHHSLLITASGEGLSKRLGHLSIKGLREAGLEPQAVASLAVLVGSAEAVRPVADLDELARLIDFSHISRAPAKFDESELDHLNARLIHEMPYDAARERLAQLDADEGEAFWNSVRGNLTKLRDAAEWAKVVRGPVTPVIEDKAFIEAATGALPAAPWDGTTWKAWTETVKAATGVKGKALFMPLRLALTGLDHGPELGALLPLIGPERARARLAGQAA, from the coding sequence ATGTCCAAGCCCATCGTCCGCTTCGCCCCGTCCCCGACCGGGCATATCCATATCGGCAACACTCGCGTCGCCCTGCTGAACGCACTCTATGCGCGCCGGGAGGGCGGCACCTTCATCCTGCGCTTCGACGATACGGATCTGGCGCGGTCGAAGAAGGAATTTGCGGATTCGATTGAGGCCGATCTGGAATGGCTCGGCATCCCGCCCGGTGTGACCCTGCGCCAGTCGGACCGGTTCGAGCTCTACGATGCCGCTGCCGAGCGGCTGAAGGCGGTCGGCCGGCTCTATCCCTGCTACGAGACGCCCGAGGAGCTGGAATTCCGCCGCAAGCGCCAGCTCGCCCGCGGCCTGCCGCCGATCTACGACCGGGCGGCCCTCAAGCTCACCGACGAGGAGCGCAAGGCGCTCGAGAAGGACGGGCGCAGGCCCCATTGGCGCTTCCGTCTCGACCCGACGAACGTCGCCTGGGAAGACCTCGTGCGCGGTCATTGCCACGTGGACTGCAGCTCGCTTTCCGATCCGGTGCTGGTGCGCGAGGACGCGACTTATCTCTACACGCTGCCGTCCGTGGTGGACGATATCGAGCTCAACATCACCCATGTGATCCGCGGCGAGGATCATGTCACCAACACGGCGGTGCAGATCCAGATCTTCGAGGCGCTCGGTGCGGATGCCCCAACCTTCGCGCATCACAGCCTGCTGATCACCGCAAGCGGCGAGGGCCTGTCGAAGCGCCTCGGCCATCTCTCGATCAAAGGTCTGCGCGAGGCCGGGCTCGAGCCGCAGGCGGTCGCCTCATTGGCGGTGCTCGTCGGCTCGGCGGAGGCCGTGCGGCCGGTGGCGGACCTCGACGAACTCGCCCGCCTGATCGATTTCTCCCACATCTCCCGCGCTCCGGCGAAGTTCGACGAGAGCGAGCTCGATCATCTCAATGCCCGCCTCATCCATGAGATGCCCTATGACGCCGCCCGCGAGCGGCTCGCCCAGCTCGATGCGGATGAGGGCGAAGCGTTCTGGAATTCGGTGCGCGGCAATCTGACCAAGCTTCGTGACGCGGCCGAATGGGCCAAGGTCGTGCGCGGTCCGGTGACGCCCGTGATCGAGGACAAGGCCTTCATCGAGGCCGCGACAGGCGCTCTGCCGGCGGCCCCCTGGGACGGCACCACCTGGAAAGCCTGGACCGAGACGGTGAAGGCCGCCACCGGCGTCAAGGGCAAGGCCCTGTTCATGCCCCTGCGTCTCGCGCTCACCGGGCTCGACCACGGTCCGGAGCTGGGCGCGCTGCTGCCGCTGATCGGCCCCGAGCGGGCGAGGGCGCGGCTGGCGGGGCAGGCGGCTTAA
- a CDS encoding VOC family protein, whose amino-acid sequence MYSHTTVGANDLARAKDFYDAVLEPLGLEVRYSGGGIIGWGPPGGRPQFLVVRPFDGGDPSVGNGSMIALLASTRSVVDACYEAAMAQGGLNEGRPALRPQYHRNYYGAYFRDLDGNKICIVCHEPE is encoded by the coding sequence ATGTACTCCCATACGACCGTCGGAGCAAACGACCTCGCCCGGGCGAAGGACTTCTACGATGCGGTGCTCGAGCCTCTCGGCCTCGAGGTGCGCTATTCCGGGGGTGGCATCATCGGCTGGGGCCCGCCCGGCGGGCGGCCGCAATTCCTGGTGGTGCGACCTTTCGACGGTGGGGATCCGAGCGTCGGCAACGGCTCCATGATCGCGCTGCTCGCCTCGACGCGAAGCGTGGTCGATGCCTGCTACGAGGCCGCCATGGCGCAGGGCGGTTTGAACGAGGGCCGGCCGGCCCTGCGCCCGCAATACCATCGCAACTACTATGGCGCCTATTTTCGCGACCTCGACGGCAACAAGATCTGCATCGTTTGCCACGAACCTGAATAG
- the cysS gene encoding cysteine--tRNA ligase yields the protein MAVQLRLYNTLTRSKEVFHPIDPENVRLYVCGPTVYDYAHIGNARPIIVFDLLFRLFRHVYGNAAVTYVRNITDVDDKINARAARDYPGLAHNEAIREVTRKTEEQFHADIRALGVLMPEDVNEAGKAPRFVEPRATEHIDEMRMIIERLIARGTAYVAEEHVLFSVAAMQNLPNVPKYGAFSKRSLDELLSGARVDVAPYKRDPMDFVLWKPSGPTDPAWASPAGIVTPGRPGWHIECSAMAWRHLVQAFETRLSCSDPTEREIFDIHGGGIDLVFPHHENEIAQSCCAFDTPRMANVWMHNGFLQVEGEKMSKSLGNFFTINELLQDWPGEVLRFNMLRTHYRQPIDWTVKGLEESEKNLDRWYELAGKGETAFLSDQIVDALADDLNTPKMLAELHALDGQGAYEELGANLRSLGFLLEGAEGWTARKQAALSVDPAQVEALIAARKEARAAKNWPESDRIRDELAALNVVVKDNKDGTTTWEVAR from the coding sequence ATGGCGGTCCAGCTTCGGCTCTACAACACGCTGACCCGGTCGAAGGAGGTTTTTCACCCGATCGACCCTGAGAACGTGCGCCTCTACGTCTGCGGACCCACCGTTTACGACTACGCCCACATCGGCAACGCCCGCCCGATCATCGTCTTCGACCTTCTCTTCCGTCTGTTTAGACATGTCTACGGCAACGCTGCCGTAACGTATGTGCGCAATATCACGGATGTAGACGACAAGATTAACGCCCGCGCCGCCCGGGATTACCCCGGCCTGGCCCATAACGAGGCGATCCGCGAAGTCACCCGCAAGACAGAGGAGCAGTTCCACGCCGACATCCGGGCGCTGGGCGTGCTCATGCCGGAGGACGTGAACGAGGCGGGCAAGGCCCCGCGCTTCGTCGAGCCCCGGGCGACCGAGCATATCGACGAGATGCGCATGATCATCGAGCGGTTGATCGCGCGCGGGACGGCCTATGTGGCCGAGGAGCACGTGCTCTTCTCAGTTGCGGCCATGCAGAACCTGCCGAACGTCCCGAAATATGGCGCCTTCTCGAAGCGCTCCCTCGACGAGCTGCTCTCAGGCGCTCGCGTGGACGTGGCGCCCTACAAGCGCGACCCGATGGACTTCGTGCTCTGGAAACCCTCGGGACCGACGGATCCAGCCTGGGCCTCGCCCGCCGGCATCGTGACCCCGGGCCGCCCCGGCTGGCACATCGAGTGCTCGGCCATGGCGTGGCGGCACCTGGTCCAGGCCTTCGAGACGCGGCTTTCCTGCAGCGATCCGACGGAGCGCGAGATCTTCGACATCCATGGCGGCGGCATCGACCTCGTCTTCCCGCACCACGAGAACGAAATCGCGCAGTCCTGCTGCGCCTTCGACACGCCGCGCATGGCCAATGTGTGGATGCACAACGGCTTCCTGCAGGTGGAAGGCGAGAAGATGTCGAAGTCGCTCGGCAACTTCTTCACCATCAACGAGCTGCTTCAGGATTGGCCCGGCGAGGTTTTGCGCTTCAACATGCTGCGCACCCATTACCGCCAGCCCATCGACTGGACGGTGAAGGGGCTGGAGGAAAGCGAGAAGAATCTCGACCGCTGGTATGAACTGGCGGGCAAGGGAGAAACGGCTTTCCTCTCGGACCAGATCGTCGATGCGCTCGCGGACGATCTCAACACGCCGAAGATGCTCGCGGAGCTCCATGCCCTCGACGGGCAGGGCGCTTATGAGGAGCTCGGCGCGAACCTTCGTTCGCTCGGCTTCCTGCTCGAAGGTGCGGAGGGCTGGACGGCGCGTAAGCAGGCGGCATTGAGCGTCGATCCCGCGCAGGTCGAAGCCCTGATCGCCGCCCGCAAGGAAGCGCGCGCCGCCAAGAACTGGCCTGAGTCCGACCGCATCCGCGACGAGCTCGCGGCATTGAATGTCGTGGTGAAGGACAACAAGGACGGCACCACCACCTGGGAGGTGGCGCGATGA
- a CDS encoding CreA family protein — protein MLARIALALTLTIGAVTGAAAQDPDLIFKKSTVWRALTPDDKLAVYGIDDPLVEGVACHYTTPERGGISGTFGVAEEVSDISLSCRQVGPVKFKQKFGQGDVVFSERRSLIFKKMQIVRGCDAKRNTLVYMVYSDRPIEGSPKNSTSTVPLMPWGTEVPPKCGEWLNK, from the coding sequence ATGCTTGCTCGAATAGCCTTGGCCCTGACCCTGACGATCGGTGCCGTGACGGGGGCCGCCGCCCAGGACCCGGACCTGATCTTCAAGAAGTCGACGGTCTGGCGGGCGCTTACGCCCGACGACAAGCTCGCCGTCTACGGCATCGACGATCCCCTGGTGGAGGGCGTGGCCTGCCACTACACGACCCCGGAGCGCGGCGGCATTTCCGGCACCTTCGGCGTGGCCGAGGAGGTCTCCGACATCTCGCTTTCGTGCCGGCAGGTCGGCCCGGTGAAGTTCAAGCAGAAATTCGGCCAGGGCGACGTGGTGTTCAGCGAGCGCCGGTCGCTGATCTTCAAGAAGATGCAGATCGTCCGCGGCTGCGACGCGAAGCGCAACACCCTGGTCTATATGGTCTATTCCGACCGGCCCATCGAGGGCTCGCCCAAGAACTCGACCTCGACCGTGCCGCTGATGCCCTGGGGCACCGAGGTCCCGCCGAAATGCGGCGAGTGGCTGAATAAGTAG
- the cimA gene encoding citramalate synthase gives MSRERVYLFDTTLRDGAQTTGVDFSLDDKKAIATLLDRLGIDYVEGGYPGANPLDTTFFAEKRTKNAKFTAFGMTKRAGRSVSNDPGIAALLEADADAICFVAKAWDYHVRVALETTPEENLAGIQDSVEAARAKGREVLVDCEHFFDGYKAKPDYALSCVKTAYEAGARWVVLCDTNGGTLPHEVTEIVTAVTKVVPGVHIGIHAHDDCGCAVANSLAAVEAGARHIQGTLNGLGERCGNANLITLIGALKLKDGYAARFDLGVTDDSLSQLTHVSRQVDEILNRQPNRHAPFVGASAFATKAGIHASAVLKDPRTYEHVEPEIIGNARKVLVSDQGGQSNVLAELKRCGFELEKGDPRIARVLDEVKRKESEGFAFEGADASFYVLVKRMLGEVPAFFDVERFSVNVERRFNAVGELVTASEAIVKVRVGDEVLISAAEGNGPVNALDVALRKDLGKYQNLIQDLELVDYKVRIYQGGSDAVTRVLIEFMDASGERWTTIGVSPNIIDASFQALTDSMVYKLLKGGARL, from the coding sequence ATGAGCCGTGAACGCGTCTATCTCTTTGACACCACCCTGCGCGACGGCGCGCAGACGACCGGCGTGGATTTCTCGCTCGATGACAAGAAGGCGATCGCCACGCTCCTCGACAGGCTCGGCATCGATTACGTGGAGGGCGGCTATCCGGGCGCGAACCCGCTCGACACCACGTTCTTTGCCGAGAAGCGCACGAAGAACGCCAAGTTCACCGCCTTCGGCATGACAAAGCGGGCCGGGCGCTCGGTCTCGAACGATCCCGGTATCGCAGCTCTGCTCGAAGCGGACGCCGATGCCATCTGTTTCGTCGCCAAGGCGTGGGACTACCATGTGCGCGTGGCGCTGGAGACGACGCCGGAGGAAAACCTCGCCGGCATCCAGGACAGCGTCGAGGCCGCACGCGCAAAGGGCCGCGAGGTGCTCGTCGATTGCGAGCATTTCTTCGACGGTTACAAGGCCAAGCCCGATTATGCGCTCTCCTGCGTGAAGACGGCCTATGAGGCCGGTGCGCGCTGGGTCGTGCTCTGCGACACCAATGGCGGAACGCTGCCGCATGAGGTCACCGAAATCGTCACCGCCGTGACCAAGGTCGTTCCGGGTGTGCATATCGGCATCCATGCCCATGACGATTGCGGCTGTGCGGTCGCCAACTCTCTTGCTGCTGTGGAAGCAGGCGCGCGTCACATCCAGGGCACGCTCAACGGTCTCGGTGAGCGCTGCGGCAACGCCAATCTCATCACGCTCATCGGTGCGCTGAAGCTGAAGGACGGCTACGCCGCCCGCTTCGATCTCGGCGTCACGGATGATTCATTGAGCCAGCTCACCCATGTCTCGCGGCAGGTGGACGAGATCCTCAACCGCCAGCCGAACCGGCATGCGCCCTTCGTCGGCGCCAGCGCCTTTGCGACGAAGGCCGGCATCCATGCCTCCGCTGTGCTCAAGGATCCGCGCACCTACGAGCATGTGGAGCCGGAAATCATCGGCAACGCGCGAAAAGTTCTCGTCTCCGATCAGGGTGGCCAGTCGAATGTTCTTGCTGAGCTGAAGCGCTGCGGCTTCGAGCTGGAGAAGGGCGATCCGCGCATCGCGCGCGTGCTCGACGAGGTGAAGCGCAAGGAGTCCGAGGGCTTCGCATTCGAAGGCGCGGATGCGTCTTTCTACGTGCTCGTCAAGCGCATGCTCGGCGAAGTGCCAGCCTTCTTCGACGTGGAGCGTTTCTCCGTCAACGTGGAGCGCCGCTTCAACGCGGTCGGGGAGTTGGTGACGGCGTCGGAAGCCATCGTGAAGGTACGCGTGGGCGATGAGGTGCTGATCTCCGCCGCCGAAGGCAACGGCCCGGTCAACGCGCTCGACGTCGCGTTGCGCAAGGATCTCGGCAAGTACCAGAACCTGATCCAGGATCTCGAACTCGTCGACTATAAGGTCCGCATCTATCAGGGCGGCTCGGACGCCGTGACGCGCGTGCTGATCGAGTTCATGGACGCCTCCGGCGAACGCTGGACCACGATCGGCGTGTCGCCGAACATCATCGACGCGTCCTTCCAGGCACTGACGGATTCGATGGTCTACAAGCTGTTGAAGGGCGGCGCGAGGCTTTAA
- a CDS encoding DMT family transporter, whose product MTVSILLPLLGILLGGVFLSTQAPINAALARSLGDPVLAACISFGIGFIVLAAISVVRSAWPPGGAIAAAPWWSWFGGFLGAFYVAIVIWGVPQLGVVSTVAALVFGQVAAALILDAIGAFGLPVQAITWQRLLAAGMILGGLVLSRAG is encoded by the coding sequence ATGACCGTCTCGATCCTGCTGCCCCTCTTGGGAATCCTTCTGGGCGGCGTATTTCTTTCCACGCAAGCACCCATCAACGCCGCCCTGGCGCGATCTCTCGGCGATCCGGTGCTGGCCGCCTGCATCTCGTTCGGAATCGGCTTCATCGTCCTCGCCGCGATCAGCGTCGTTCGCAGCGCATGGCCGCCCGGTGGCGCCATTGCCGCGGCGCCCTGGTGGTCCTGGTTCGGCGGCTTCCTCGGTGCCTTCTACGTCGCCATCGTGATTTGGGGCGTGCCGCAGCTCGGCGTCGTCAGCACAGTGGCCGCCCTCGTCTTCGGGCAGGTGGCGGCAGCCCTGATCCTGGATGCGATCGGCGCCTTCGGCCTTCCCGTCCAGGCCATTACCTGGCAACGGCTCCTCGCGGCCGGGATGATTCTTGGCGGGCTGGTGCTGTCGCGGGCGGGGTGA
- a CDS encoding GNAT family N-acetyltransferase, translated as MGQAMPKPGLRPFLPADLPVLVDIYDESIAELTGEDYSASQREAWMALAEDDSFAEKLTKGLTLIATVEGSPVGFIALKDNEVIELFHVHPAVAGQGIGTLLYDAVEKLAGARGAARLVAEVSDNALPFFQKQDFQPQRRNTMPLGDEWLGTTTMEKRLVPQEDRKLSS; from the coding sequence ATGGGACAGGCCATGCCGAAGCCGGGGCTTCGTCCCTTCCTGCCGGCGGACCTGCCGGTCCTCGTCGACATCTACGATGAGAGCATCGCGGAACTGACCGGCGAGGATTACAGCGCGAGCCAGCGGGAAGCCTGGATGGCTCTCGCTGAGGACGATTCCTTTGCCGAGAAGCTGACGAAGGGCCTGACCCTGATCGCGACCGTCGAAGGCTCTCCCGTCGGCTTCATTGCGCTGAAGGACAACGAGGTCATCGAACTTTTCCATGTGCATCCGGCCGTGGCGGGCCAGGGGATCGGCACGCTGCTCTACGACGCCGTCGAGAAGCTTGCCGGCGCGCGCGGTGCTGCGCGCCTCGTGGCGGAGGTCAGCGACAATGCGCTGCCCTTCTTCCAGAAGCAGGATTTCCAGCCGCAGCGCCGCAACACCATGCCGCTCGGCGACGAATGGCTCGGCACCACCACCATGGAAAAGCGACTGGTGCCGCAGGAAGACAGGAAGTTGTCGTCATGA